From Halotia branconii CENA392, the proteins below share one genomic window:
- the ilvC gene encoding ketol-acid reductoisomerase: MARMYYDEDANLDLLAGKTIAIIGYGSQGHAHALNLKDSGLNVIVGLYPGSKSVEKATAAGLTVKNVADAANAADFIMILLPDEVQKTIYKNEIEPNLEEGNVLAFAHGFNIHFGQVVPPANVDVVMVAPKGPGHLVRRTYEQGEGVPALFAIYQDASGRARDRAMAYARGIGGTRAGILETTFREETETDLFGEQAVLCGGLSALIKAGFETLVEAGYQPELAYFECLHEVKLIVDLVVEGGLAKMRDSISNTAEYGDYTRGPRIVNDQTKAEMQKILSEIQSGQFAREFVLENQSGKPGFTAMRRQEAEHPIEEVGKDLRAMFSWLKKV; the protein is encoded by the coding sequence ATGGCCCGGATGTATTATGACGAAGATGCCAATTTAGACCTTTTGGCGGGAAAAACTATTGCGATTATCGGCTATGGTTCCCAAGGTCATGCCCATGCCCTCAATCTTAAAGATAGTGGTTTGAATGTGATTGTGGGTTTATATCCGGGTAGTAAGTCAGTAGAAAAAGCCACAGCGGCCGGCTTAACTGTGAAAAATGTTGCCGATGCAGCCAATGCGGCTGATTTCATCATGATTTTGTTACCTGATGAAGTGCAAAAAACAATTTACAAAAATGAGATTGAACCAAATCTAGAAGAGGGAAACGTGTTAGCTTTTGCACACGGGTTCAATATTCACTTTGGACAAGTCGTACCACCTGCTAACGTAGATGTAGTGATGGTAGCACCCAAAGGGCCGGGACATCTGGTACGGCGAACTTATGAACAAGGAGAAGGTGTACCAGCGCTGTTTGCAATTTATCAAGATGCTAGCGGTCGGGCGCGCGATCGCGCGATGGCTTATGCTAGAGGTATTGGTGGTACTCGTGCGGGAATTTTAGAGACAACTTTCCGCGAAGAAACTGAAACCGATTTGTTTGGTGAACAAGCAGTATTATGTGGTGGTTTGAGTGCTTTAATCAAAGCAGGATTTGAAACTTTGGTAGAAGCAGGTTATCAACCAGAATTAGCTTATTTTGAATGTCTTCACGAAGTCAAATTAATTGTTGACTTAGTTGTAGAAGGTGGTTTAGCTAAAATGCGCGATAGCATCTCTAATACCGCAGAATACGGCGATTATACCCGTGGTCCGCGGATTGTCAATGACCAAACCAAAGCTGAGATGCAAAAGATTCTCAGTGAAATTCAATCAGGACAATTTGCACGGGAGTTCGTTTTAGAAAATCAATCTGGTAAACCGGGATTTACCGCCATGCGTCGCCAAGAAGCCGAACATCCCATTGAAGAAGTTGGTAAGGATTTACGTGCGATGTTTAGCTGGTTGAAAAAGGTTTAG
- a CDS encoding endo-1,4-beta-xylanase: protein MNNDFLVTRRRAIKLGFGMFAGGVGAVTTSKTIVLNHQIQVLDNPNRKFSISGNFSLKERAAAKGLMYGAAIQYSQLSSDKELANIVKHECRVLVPEWELKWHVGKKPLRPSPYNFDFTRADWMANFAKTHGLLLRGHTLVWHESLPPWFKSTVNRQNAKQFLERHIKTVVKRYAGKIHSWDVVNEAIDTSDHRSDGLRTTPWLKLLGPNYIDLAFRLAAESDPQALLVYNDFGLDYDTPQNEAKRTAVLKLLERLKSQGTPIHALGIQAHLSPNRNFNPKKLRQFLRDVASLELKIMITEMDVKDKKLPLDIVVRDRIIAGLYEDYLAAALDEQAVIAVINWGLSDRYTWLSEFQPRRDQAPVRPLPFDTKMQRKLAWNAIARSFDQAPER from the coding sequence ATGAATAACGACTTTTTAGTAACTAGACGGCGTGCTATAAAATTAGGTTTTGGGATGTTTGCTGGTGGCGTAGGTGCTGTGACAACTTCCAAAACCATTGTTCTTAATCACCAAATTCAAGTACTTGATAATCCTAATAGGAAGTTTTCTATATCTGGTAATTTTTCTTTAAAAGAACGTGCTGCTGCTAAAGGATTAATGTACGGAGCAGCTATTCAATACTCTCAATTGTCATCGGATAAAGAACTTGCAAATATTGTAAAGCACGAGTGCAGAGTACTTGTCCCGGAATGGGAGTTAAAGTGGCATGTTGGCAAAAAACCTTTACGTCCTAGTCCATATAATTTTGACTTTACTAGGGCAGATTGGATGGCTAATTTTGCTAAAACTCATGGGTTGCTTTTGAGAGGTCATACTTTAGTATGGCACGAGTCTTTACCCCCTTGGTTTAAGAGTACAGTTAATAGGCAAAATGCAAAACAGTTTTTAGAAAGACACATTAAAACTGTTGTTAAACGCTACGCTGGCAAAATTCATTCTTGGGATGTTGTTAATGAGGCTATTGATACAAGTGATCATAGATCCGACGGTTTGCGAACAACTCCGTGGCTGAAACTTTTAGGTCCGAATTATATTGACTTAGCATTTCGTCTTGCTGCTGAGTCTGATCCACAAGCGCTTTTAGTTTACAACGATTTTGGTTTAGATTATGACACACCTCAAAACGAAGCTAAGAGGACTGCCGTTTTAAAGTTATTAGAACGTTTAAAGTCTCAAGGCACTCCGATTCATGCCCTTGGCATTCAAGCTCACTTGTCACCTAATCGTAATTTTAATCCTAAAAAGCTACGACAGTTTCTGAGGGATGTAGCTAGTTTAGAATTGAAAATTATGATCACAGAAATGGATGTGAAAGACAAAAAATTACCTTTAGATATTGTGGTTCGCGATCGCATTATTGCTGGTCTATATGAAGATTATCTTGCCGCAGCTTTGGATGAACAAGCAGTGATCGCTGTAATTAACTGGGGACTGAGCGATCGCTATACTTGGTTAAGTGAATTTCAACCTAGACGAGATCAAGCTCCTGTACGTCCTTTACCCTTTGATACTAAAATGCAACGCAAGTTAGCCTGGAATGCGATCGCCCGATCTTTTGATCAGGCTCCTGAACGCTAG
- a CDS encoding WecB/TagA/CpsF family glycosyltransferase, translating into MKVNITGVQIDKYSFEEVVKIIVDYAIIGSSPKYVVTPNAQHILTLQEDIKFQEIYNNAFLVVPDGVSLLWAAQFLQKPLKGRVNGTDLFEKLCEVAASKGLKVFLLGGRPGASEKAAEVFQARYPNLKVVGTYCPSYGFESNAAELALINAKIIDAAPHILFVGLGAPKQEKWIHANYQQLNVPISVGIGVSFELVSGMVQRAPLWMQKHGLEWLFRLIVEPKRLWQRYIVGNPLFMWLVLKQKLGLSKF; encoded by the coding sequence ATGAAAGTCAACATTACAGGTGTACAAATTGATAAATATAGCTTTGAAGAAGTGGTTAAAATAATTGTAGACTATGCAATTATAGGGAGTTCACCCAAATATGTTGTAACACCTAATGCACAGCATATTTTAACATTACAAGAAGATATCAAATTTCAAGAAATTTATAACAATGCTTTTTTAGTAGTACCAGATGGTGTATCACTGCTATGGGCAGCGCAGTTTTTACAAAAACCACTTAAGGGACGGGTGAATGGTACTGATTTATTTGAAAAGCTTTGCGAAGTTGCTGCTTCTAAAGGATTAAAAGTATTTTTGTTGGGAGGTCGTCCTGGAGCATCTGAGAAAGCAGCAGAAGTTTTTCAAGCTAGGTATCCGAATTTGAAAGTTGTCGGGACTTATTGTCCATCTTATGGGTTTGAATCTAATGCCGCAGAACTAGCACTGATAAATGCCAAGATTATTGATGCTGCACCGCATATTCTTTTTGTTGGATTAGGCGCTCCCAAACAAGAGAAATGGATACATGCTAACTACCAACAACTAAATGTGCCGATTTCCGTTGGTATTGGTGTAAGTTTTGAACTAGTTTCAGGTATGGTGCAACGAGCGCCACTTTGGATGCAGAAACATGGATTAGAGTGGTTATTTCGCTTGATAGTAGAACCCAAACGCCTTTGGCAACGTTACATAGTTGGTAATCCCCTCTTCATGTGGCTGGTTCTGAAGCAGAAACTAGGATTATCCAAGTTTTAG
- a CDS encoding GumC family protein — protein sequence MSANPIEAREPIDLDFSRYLLILKRRWLPATSILLGTVALSALATLYLKPSYEAEGKLLFRVPSFKVVGSNLLPSTSDGEEPGDLRSLVATQNPISTQVEVISSHPLLQRTIDQLQLQNNESEALKVEDLQKKLTLKIVGGTDVLQLAYKSRNPKEAAAIVNTIMNLYLENDILTNRAEAEATRKFMAKQLPQTQDAVEKAEIELRVFKQKNNIADLTEETNSAVATIGDLNTQINTVRAQLKDVTAQTSELRQKLGLNSQQAIAVSALSQSPAVQEILTQLQEIERQLASDRSRFQENNPVIVNLEARKANLTALLKQQTIQTVGTSVQVPQRLLQLGELRQTLIQNYLQLELQRSGLSNRLASLSNSRSVYEKRMQIIPQLTQTQRELERKVQVAESTYQTLLKKVQELQVAENRNAPNARIVAQATIPQKPESGKKLIVVVLGVMLGVFLSTTTVFFLEMKDKSLKTLKEIREVFGYTLLGGIPLTAAKLRSRDRQVEPTIAEVAVRDTPHSLTSEMYRMIQANLKFLSSDKVLKTIVITSAVPKEGKSTVSANLAAAIAQLGRRVLLIDADMRVPSQHHIWELTNIAGLSEILVGQSKFDMAVNKVMDNLDVLTAGVRPPNPLALLDSKRMATLIEDFSSKYDFIIIDAPPALLTADALALSQMSDGILLVSRPGVIDSSSALAVQEMLNRANHNVLGLVVNGIIDKNESSNYFYHSSKYFNSQESRKEVVLQNFRRNKSSSL from the coding sequence ATGTCAGCAAACCCCATAGAAGCTAGAGAACCTATCGATTTAGACTTCAGTCGTTACTTGTTAATCTTAAAACGGCGATGGCTGCCAGCCACTAGCATTTTATTGGGTACAGTTGCGCTGAGTGCTCTAGCAACGCTATATCTTAAACCATCCTATGAAGCCGAAGGAAAACTACTATTTAGAGTTCCCTCCTTTAAAGTAGTTGGTTCTAACCTCTTGCCTAGTACTTCTGACGGCGAAGAACCCGGCGATTTAAGATCCTTGGTAGCAACTCAAAATCCGATCAGTACGCAAGTAGAAGTAATTTCTTCTCATCCTTTGTTGCAGCGCACTATTGATCAACTGCAACTTCAAAATAACGAAAGTGAAGCATTAAAAGTTGAAGATTTACAAAAAAAGCTGACTTTAAAGATAGTTGGTGGTACAGATGTATTGCAGCTAGCTTATAAAAGCCGTAATCCTAAAGAAGCCGCGGCAATAGTCAACACCATCATGAATCTTTATTTAGAAAATGATATTTTGACTAATCGGGCTGAGGCAGAAGCAACGCGGAAATTTATGGCTAAACAGTTGCCACAAACTCAAGATGCCGTTGAAAAGGCAGAAATAGAATTACGCGTGTTTAAACAGAAGAATAACATTGCAGATTTAACTGAAGAAACTAATTCAGCCGTTGCTACTATCGGAGATTTAAATACTCAGATTAATACTGTGCGAGCGCAACTCAAAGATGTAACTGCTCAAACTAGTGAACTGCGTCAGAAACTCGGTCTCAATTCTCAACAAGCGATCGCAGTCAGTGCCTTAAGTCAGTCACCAGCTGTGCAGGAAATTCTCACACAACTTCAAGAAATAGAACGACAATTAGCCAGCGATCGCAGCCGTTTCCAAGAAAACAACCCTGTAATCGTTAATCTCGAAGCCAGAAAAGCTAATTTAACAGCACTTCTAAAACAGCAAACTATCCAGACTGTAGGCACATCAGTACAAGTTCCGCAACGCCTATTGCAGCTTGGAGAACTTAGACAAACACTAATCCAAAATTACTTACAATTAGAATTGCAACGCTCTGGCTTGTCAAATCGACTTGCTTCTTTATCTAACTCCCGTTCTGTTTACGAAAAACGGATGCAAATCATTCCTCAGTTGACACAAACTCAGCGCGAGTTAGAACGGAAGGTACAAGTTGCTGAGTCTACTTATCAAACTCTTTTAAAAAAGGTACAAGAACTACAGGTAGCAGAAAACAGAAATGCACCCAATGCCAGGATTGTAGCTCAGGCGACAATTCCTCAAAAGCCAGAATCAGGAAAAAAACTAATCGTTGTGGTTCTAGGAGTGATGCTTGGTGTCTTTTTGTCTACGACTACTGTTTTCTTCCTAGAAATGAAAGATAAATCTCTCAAAACATTAAAGGAAATAAGAGAAGTATTTGGATATACATTACTAGGTGGTATTCCCTTGACTGCTGCTAAATTACGCTCCCGCGATCGTCAAGTAGAACCCACAATTGCAGAAGTTGCTGTTAGAGATACACCTCATTCTTTAACTAGCGAAATGTATCGGATGATTCAAGCTAATTTGAAGTTTCTCAGTTCTGATAAAGTTTTGAAAACTATAGTAATTACTAGTGCTGTACCGAAAGAAGGTAAGTCTACAGTTTCAGCAAATTTAGCAGCCGCGATCGCTCAATTAGGCCGACGAGTTTTACTTATTGACGCAGATATGAGAGTTCCTTCACAGCATCATATTTGGGAACTTACAAATATAGCTGGTTTGAGTGAAATTTTAGTAGGTCAGTCTAAATTTGATATGGCTGTCAACAAAGTAATGGATAATCTTGATGTATTAACTGCGGGAGTTAGACCTCCGAATCCATTGGCTTTGCTGGACTCAAAGCGGATGGCAACATTAATCGAAGATTTTTCATCTAAGTATGATTTTATAATTATTGATGCTCCACCAGCCCTTTTGACTGCTGATGCTTTGGCTTTAAGCCAGATGTCTGACGGAATTTTGTTGGTAAGCCGACCTGGTGTAATTGATTCTAGCAGTGCATTGGCTGTTCAAGAAATGTTGAACAGAGCCAATCACAACGTCTTAGGTTTAGTGGTAAATGGAATCATTGACAAAAATGAATCTAGCAACTATTTTTACCATTCTTCAAAATATTTCAATTCTCAAGAATCAAGGAAAGAGGTTGTGTTACAAAATTTTAGAAGAAATAAAAGTTCTTCTCTATGA
- a CDS encoding DUF2278 family protein: protein MPLKNYGVLKGRAINRKLGEGPSPHYQVLVTDEKQKHRIAINVKSKQSPSELLYFVDENFSHPITKELQELDFGFNELTSKPGGLALDYIRGNLFDPQQMKPLPYNVPGPDNDLNELLELYIARAIASPDAVLYPFGEKWGPEQDIKDKYFGFLPGNGIHDIHMNQGNAAQFQKDNGVWQDGGLLIHYPTRNQWVGIFLAFQSQAFHTDDTTGNRIDTDDVVTPIAVTSAVRIIAALVNPSGDDIGKETVTLINTSPDKIDLNGWALADRAKNKQSISDIINAGETLKVSLRQDGIQLSNNGGIITLLDDKGIKIDGISYTKQDIQKQGWTIVF, encoded by the coding sequence ATGCCTTTAAAAAATTACGGTGTTCTCAAAGGTCGGGCTATAAATCGCAAGCTGGGTGAGGGACCATCTCCCCATTACCAAGTGCTTGTGACTGACGAAAAACAAAAGCATCGCATCGCTATCAACGTTAAATCAAAGCAAAGTCCATCAGAATTGCTTTACTTTGTAGACGAGAATTTCTCTCATCCAATCACTAAAGAACTACAGGAATTGGATTTCGGCTTCAATGAGTTGACAAGCAAACCTGGAGGATTAGCTTTAGACTACATTCGAGGAAATTTGTTTGATCCACAACAGATGAAACCGTTGCCGTACAACGTACCAGGGCCAGATAATGACCTCAACGAATTACTAGAACTATACATTGCACGGGCGATCGCTTCACCAGATGCAGTTCTCTATCCTTTTGGTGAAAAGTGGGGTCCAGAACAAGATATCAAGGATAAGTATTTTGGTTTTCTCCCTGGTAACGGTATCCATGACATCCACATGAACCAGGGTAATGCTGCTCAATTTCAAAAAGATAACGGTGTTTGGCAAGATGGTGGTCTGTTGATTCACTACCCAACCCGAAATCAATGGGTAGGCATCTTTTTAGCCTTCCAATCCCAAGCATTCCATACCGATGATACCACAGGTAACAGAATAGATACAGATGATGTGGTAACACCAATTGCGGTAACTTCGGCGGTTCGCATTATTGCTGCTTTGGTAAATCCTTCAGGAGATGATATAGGTAAGGAGACAGTGACTTTAATTAACACCTCACCAGATAAAATTGACTTAAATGGTTGGGCATTGGCAGACAGAGCCAAGAACAAACAATCTATAAGTGACATTATCAATGCGGGTGAAACTCTAAAAGTATCTTTACGTCAAGACGGTATCCAATTAAGTAACAATGGTGGGATCATCACTTTG
- a CDS encoding right-handed parallel beta-helix repeat-containing protein: protein MNGVYTNAYPSYVVYLSRSGTNNAWIKFQAYPGHSPKIKHNGWHGILITKGASYIEIKGLEVEGNNANITLDYAKSQQYNGNNPLTNGNCISIDGQKTTHSHHIRILNNKVHNCGGSGIGAAQTDYLTIDGNEVFNNAWYSIHANSGIVLYQNWNSDTNKTDYKMYVTNNKVYNNRQYIPWIVNGKIVDGNGIIVDDSQNTQNGSTLGAYQGRTLIANNLSYKNGGSGILSFRSDRIDVINNTLYLNSLSPEITKGQLGADESSNVMFFNNIVYSSPDKKVNSAWLSTNVTYKKNMYFNSSKIYPVFSSDIVANPQFINPSTADFRLKTTSPAINSGVNFIKTDFLNNPRPSGSASDIGAYEYQF from the coding sequence ATGAACGGAGTGTACACAAATGCATACCCTAGTTATGTGGTATACCTAAGTCGCTCTGGAACTAACAACGCCTGGATTAAGTTCCAAGCATATCCGGGACACTCACCCAAAATTAAACACAACGGATGGCATGGAATTTTGATTACCAAGGGAGCATCATATATTGAGATCAAAGGGTTAGAGGTCGAGGGAAACAATGCTAATATCACTCTTGATTATGCTAAGAGTCAGCAATACAACGGTAATAACCCACTGACAAACGGAAACTGCATTAGTATTGATGGACAAAAAACTACTCATTCTCATCACATACGTATCCTGAACAATAAAGTACATAATTGTGGAGGTTCAGGTATTGGTGCAGCCCAAACAGACTATTTGACTATAGATGGAAATGAAGTATTTAATAATGCTTGGTATTCTATCCATGCCAATAGTGGTATTGTGCTTTACCAGAATTGGAACTCTGATACCAACAAGACGGATTATAAAATGTATGTTACTAACAACAAGGTCTACAACAATCGACAATACATTCCCTGGATAGTAAACGGGAAAATAGTAGACGGCAACGGCATCATTGTAGATGATAGTCAAAATACTCAAAACGGTTCAACATTAGGCGCATATCAAGGGAGAACCTTGATTGCTAACAACCTCTCATATAAAAATGGTGGTTCAGGCATTCTTAGTTTTCGCAGCGATCGTATAGATGTTATCAACAACACACTCTACTTGAATAGCCTCAGCCCAGAAATCACCAAGGGGCAACTTGGCGCTGATGAATCTTCTAATGTCATGTTTTTCAATAACATTGTCTATTCTTCCCCTGATAAGAAGGTTAACAGTGCTTGGTTAAGTACAAATGTCACTTATAAAAAAAATATGTACTTCAATAGTTCCAAAATCTATCCTGTGTTCAGTAGTGACATTGTTGCCAACCCCCAGTTTATTAATCCTTCAACAGCTGATTTTCGATTAAAGACTACTAGCCCCGCAATTAATAGTGGCGTTAACTTCATAAAAACAGATTTTCTAAATAATCCTCGTCCTTCTGGTTCAGCTTCTGATATCGGAGCGTACGAGTACCAATTCTAA